The sequence below is a genomic window from Barrientosiimonas humi.
CGATTCGGCGACGCGTGCTGCGCAACCACAACCACAACTCGGCGGTCGAGTCGGCCACCGACGCGCTCGCCGAGGCGGCCTGGCAGCAGGTGCGCAGCCACGTCGGCAGCATGGAGAAGCCCGAGTTCCTCGACCGGTTCCGCGACCATCTCGACGTCGAGACGTTCGTACGTCAGTGGTGGCGTCCGCTCGACCCGCGCGAGGTGCTGCTGTGGCTGGCCGACGAGGAGCGAGCCCGGGCGTACACCGCCGGCGTGCTGCCGCCCGAGGACGCCGCCGAGCTCCGGGCCTCAATGGACGAGGCGCTGCGCACCGGCACCTGGAGCGTGGCCGACGCGGCGCTCGTCGACGACCTGTCGGCACGGCTGGGCCTGGTGCCCGAGCAGGTCAAGGAGAGCAGCTTCTACGACGTCGAGGAGCTGGACAACCTCAGCGACTACGGCGTGACCGAGGTCGAGGTCACCGGATCGCGCCGGCAGCCCGGCGAGGTCACCGCCGAGCGCAGCCCCACCGAAGCGCGCGAGCGGCTGCTCGCCGGGCGCATCGAGAAGCGCGCGGAGTTCTCCCACGTGCTCGTCGACGAGGCGCAGGACCTGTCGCCGATGCAGTGGCGGATGGTCGGCCGGCGCGGGCGCTACGCGTCGTGGACGGTCGTCGGCGACGCCGCCCAGTCGTCGTGGCCCGACGCCGAGGAGTCGCTGGCCGCGCGCGACGAGGCGTTCGGCAGCAAGCAGCGCCAGCGCTTCCACATGCAGACCAACTACCGCAACGCGCGCGAGATCTTCGACTACGCCGCCGAGGTCGTCCGTCGCGAGGTGCCCGACGCCGACATCCCCGACGCCGTGCGCGAGACCGGCCACACCCCGAGCGTGCGTCGGGTGACGCGCGAGTCGATGGTCGACGCCGCTCTCGACGCCACCAAGGCGCTGCTCGACGAGGTCGAGGGGTCCGTCGCGATCGTCGCGCCGGCCGCGTGGGCCGGTGAGCTCGCGCACCTCGGCGACCTCGCGCCGGGCCGCACCCTGGTCGTCGACCCGATGTCGACCAAGGGCCTGGAGTACGACGCGACCGTCATCGTCGACCCCGCCGAGATCGTGCGCGAGTCGCCCGGCGGCGTCCGCGTGCTCTACGTCGCGCTCACCCGGGCCGCCCACCGGATGACCGTCCTGGAGATGGCATGAGCGAGGACCTGCACGCCAGCCCCGAGTCCGGGGCGAGCGGCGTCGACCCGCGGCTGACGGCGTACCGCCAGTCGATCGACAACATCGACGCCGCGCTGATCCACCTGCTCGCCGAGCGGTTCAAGATCACCCAGGCGGTGGGCGAGTACAAGGCCGCCCACGACCTGCCGCCCGCGGACCCCTCGCGCGAGGACCGGCAGATCGCGCGGCTGCGGGCGCTCGCGACGGCCGCTCAGCTCGACCCGGAGTTCAGCGAGAAGTTCCTGCGGTTCGTGATCGACGAGGTCATCCACCACCACGAGCAGATTCGTGACGACGCCTGACTAGTTAGCCAGCGGTCCCTGAATCGGTCCACTCTACCTCAATCTCACCCGCCGCAACGCCTGCCAAAAGTTCAGAAAGGCCGAACAGCGTAAGGTCAGATGTGGAATCCATCTCGTCATCACTGAATGCAAAATAGGAAACGAGGAAGTCGATCAGGTCGCCAAGATCCCCCAGGGAACTCGTGTCCGGGTCAAGATCCTCCACAAGGAGATGCGTAAACACGCGCCCTTGTTCCGACCGATAATAGCTCCCCTGGACGGCGGAGAACGAGTGGATACCTTGTTCTCGCCACCGGGCAAAGACGCGCATGAACATCGATTCCAACTCGTCGAGCGTGACCGTATATCTCCCACCCGCGCTGCCTGACTCTGTGATCAAAGGTCCCATCCCACTTACGCATGGCATTCCTGCGGTGCAGATTCGTTTGGTTGCGGAGATTCTGCAGCCGAGTCACATAAACCTGTCTAGCGCGCCTCGCTCCCCGCCCGGATAGCCAGGGCTAAACGCCCCGCCGAAACCCCATCGTAACCGAACCGCCGCAAATCCTCAAAGGCGAGTGAGGATGAGAACGAAGATAGTCAAAAGCGAACATTTGCGATCCCGCGAATACATTCGCTAGTGCCGCGTTGTAGACAGCGGCGACCAAGAAACTGACTACTAGCACCCATCCGCCCGTCTTAGGCGCATGTGCGGCACTCGTAATCAGTGCGCCATGAGCTGAGAGCGGCCCGCACGCGCCGATGGGCCATTCGATGCTCACTCACGAATGCTCCACGGGTCGGGGAATCCGCTGGCATCGATCCCCCGCTCCTCGGCCACCTCGCTCATCAGGTCGGCCAGGCCGCCGGCGATCCCGACTTCCTCCTCGTCCTCGATGGCCGCGACGTGCCGTCGGAACGCTTCGACATCACCGGACTCGGCCACCTGCGGCGCGAGCAGCGCGGTGTGAGCACGAAGGTCCAGGAACACGTCCCCCGACAGCCAGTCCCACCCCGGCACGCTCACCGCAGCATCCCAATGCGCCTGAGTACCAAGGTTCGACACCAACGCGCTCCAGCCCGCCATCACCGGCTTCGCCTTGGCCTTCGGTAACCGCTGGACCGTCGCGACGACACACTCCACGCGATCGTCCACGTCACCCCCCGCCTTGTCGGCGCACTCCCGCAGCACGCTCAGGACGGGATCCAGCTTCACCGGGCGCGGCTTGGGAACCTGCAACCGGCCAACCCACTCCGGCGTCTCCGGCTCACCATGCTCCGCGACCCAGGCCTGCTCGGCCCTCGTGCGCGGCAGCGGCCCCGGCGCCGACCAGCCACGCCACTCACAGTACGCGGCCACCGCCGACTCGTACATCAACAGAACCCGTAGCGCCTGCTCAACATTGTCGCCTCGCTCGAAAGGATACGGAGAATCCTTAGGCGTTTGGATGCGGATGACATTTAGGGTGACCGGAATGTCGACAGTAGGTCTGATGATCTGCAGTTTTGTCTTCCCTATCTTCGAGTTTCCGGACAGAACTTCGAGCTGCACAGATATCCGACTTGCTGGACCCGACTCTCGCCCCCTCCAGGATAATTCGCTATCGGCGTCGAGGCCAGCTTTTTGAATGCGCTGCTTTGCATTCCCACCAATCAGCGGCGAGCTCAATGGGGGTACTAAGGTGAAATCACTCTCATCAATTTCCCGGTACCACCCTTCAACCATTGCGTCAAACCTCCCTACTTACATGGATAGCGTTGCCCCGGCGGACACTGCCCGTGCCACCGCTTGTAGGCCATGATTCTTCCATACTCCCACTGGCGGGGCTCGATAGTAGGAATAGCCGACGACCTTGATCGAGTACCTGCAGGTGCGGCCGTGGCCGAAATAGTTCTGACATCCGGGCAGCTGTGCGCGAGCCCGCGAGCTTTCCCACGCGGGTTATTCCAAACTTGTACACACTGCGGCCGGCATAGATGGTGTACCCGTAGTATTTTTTTGAACTTGGTCGTTCGCTTCGTCTTCTGCGGTCGTGGGACTCTCCGGGTTTGTCCTTGCCGGGTCTCGTAGCGCTCGTAGTAACTGTTCTTGCGAGCCCGCGGGCCGGGCGTTGCAGGCGCCGCACGAGCGGCGCGAGAGCCACCGCCGGAGGAGCTGCCACGTACTGCGGCGCCACCTCCGGCGATCCGGCGCCGACCGTCGCCTCGCCAGTGTCGGTGATCATCGCCCCCAGCTCCGCAGAGACACCCTCCACGGACCGGGTGACCTGAGTTCCCTGACCGGGTTTGGTCTCCTCCACCCACGACGGGTTGTCCGACTCGTCGGTGTAGTGCCGCACCACCGCCCTGGTGACCGAGGTCGCGTCCGTCTTCCCGACCTCCTCGGTCCCGGTCCCGCCCGGCTCCGGGTCGGGGCCGCGACGTGACTATCTGAGCAGACCCCAAATCGACGTCCATCGTTGGGGTTTCGGTCCCAGAGGATCTCGCCTCGGGTCCCAACTCTCACCATCAACTATCCACTCGGCGCCGACCAGCGCCTCTCCAAGACAACGGAGAGCGCGCCATCTCGCCCTCGAGTTGGGCAACAAGAGGTCTACTGAGTAGGAGGTTCCAGAGTCCGTTTGGATGCTGAACTCGCAGCCCCGATCCGAACTCGGGGAAATATTGTAAAACCATCTTGTGCCCCATATCCATTCCACCCTCTCGATCGTCTCGATCGGTACGACGTCGAACCGTACGTAAGGACACTTGCCGGCAGAGATGGAGATGGAGCCGCGACCAACCTGAACCCAATTGAACCGGACCGTGGCGCTATCCGTCACAATGCGGAATGCGCAAAGTACGCTAGCAATACCCAGACCCCAGATTCCTTCCCCATCACCCCATGCTGGCCAATATAACACGACGATCAGCAAGAACATCAGGAAGCCGGGCCAAGCCGGAAAAACGACCGATAGCCAAGACTCAGAAGGGAATCTCTTACCCACGTCACCACCACCCCAAGGACCAGACTGAACCGACGAACCCCCTAGCGCGCTCCCGTGCGCATTTCCGCTGACGAAGCCGACGCCACGCTCGAACCGCTTTGGGTGCCGCCAGAAATTGCGGAAAAACTGGCGAGGCCGCGTGACCTTCCGAACAAGGCGTTGCCGTGGAGCCCTAGTTGCCTTCAGACCCGAATTCATCAGTTTCCGGGCGTAGTTACCCCCAAAACTGCTTGTCAGCGTCGAGAGTCCCCACTTCGCGGCTTCCCGCCTGTTCCTTCCAGCGTATGCGGCAGTGTAGAAACCGCCACAAGCCGTACCAGCCACGCTAGGCATCCACGAGCAGCCGGTTCGGAATCTCTTCGCCCATTTGCTGTTCCCTGTTGCCGCCCTCGTGAGCCGATTCCACCCCTTGCGGATTCCTCGCCATCCCCACTTTCCGTCGAGGTCGAAACTGTTGATGGGGTCTTGGGGGTAGGTGTAGGCGGTGTCGTTGCCGCCGTACACGGGGTCGGGGGTGGTGAAGGCGCCGGTGGCGGGGTTGTACAACCGTACGCCCATCAGCGTCAGGCCGGCGGTGTCGGTGGTGTTGGAGCGTTGCTGGGCCCCGAGCCAGCCGTACCCGATGGGCCCGACCACGGCGGGGTCGTTCACCGGGGTGAATCCGTAGGGTTGGCCGAACTCGGTGTAGTCAGACCACCCGCCCATCGACGTGCACGGGACATCGGTGGCCTGGTCGGCCGCCACGGTCACCGAGGACACGTTGTCCCCGTGCGGGTTCGACAGGTTCACCGTCGCCTCGCCGGTGTCGGTGATCATCGCCCCCAGCTCCGAGGAAACACCTTCCACGAACCGTGTCGTCGTGGTGCCCTGGCCGGGTTTGGTCTCTTCCACCCAGGACGGGTTGTCCGACTCGTCGGTGTAGTGCCGCACCACGGTCTTGGTGACCGAGGTCGCGTCCGTGGTGGTCTGGTTCGCCCGGCGACCCGCCGAGTCCAGGGTCAGCTCGGTCGAGGTGGCCCCCTGGGTGACGGTCCGCGCCAGATCCGTATCGAAATACCCGATGGTGATGTCCCCGGCGTCCCGGTTCGGGGCGTCACTGGCCGGGACCGTGGTCTGCCGCCCGAACGCGTCATAGGTGTACGCACCGGGCGCGGCCGCGCCCTCGACCGCCTTCCCCGAGACCGGCCGGTCCGCCGCGTCATAGCTGTAGGTCGCGGTCGCCTTGTAGGCCGGGGCCGGGTTCGCACAATCACCATCAGTGCTGATCGCGAACGACTCCCCGGTGCGGGACCCGTTCAAACCCGCCGGGCCATCGAACGCGTACGTCCGCACGTAGCACGGCGCGGCCGGTGTGGCCGGGGTGTCCGGGCCCAACCCGGCCGGGGCACCCTGACCGTGCCCGACCCGGTCCGCGACCCGCACCAGGCGCCCCGCACCGTCATAGCTGTACGCCCGGTCATACGGCACCGCCTTCCCGACCTCGCTCGTGCCGGTCCCGCCCGGCTCCGGGCCCAGCAGGTTCCGCTGCGAGGTGGCGGTGATCCCGCCCGGCAGGTCTTGACGCACCAGCGACCCGGTCGCGTCATACGCACCGGTGAAGGTCAACGACCCGCCCGTGCCCGGCCGGGACACGCTCACCTTCGTGACCAGGCCGCGCCGGTCACGCCACCAGCCATCGGCCAGGCCCCTCACACTCGCCCACCCCAAACGGTGAGAATGCCCGTATTACTAGCGCACCACAGAACCCACAAAGGCAAAACACAGCACGACACGCCGACCAAGACCTCGAAATAGCCGCTCGGGGCAGCCCGGTCGATACCGCCGCTCGTCCCCTCGCGGCCTGCTCGACCAGCTTGGGTGGCCGCCTCTCGATGCGGCCCGGGCGGGCGTACGCCATCGCGGTCAACCGCCGAACCGTGCGGCCCAGCCCACTCCTTGCCGGAGGACCGCCGGGGCGGAAGCGGGCGTCAGCGGGTGCGGGCGGGCGTCACGTCACCGAGCGGGTGTCGTCGGGGTGGCGCACCGTGCGGCCATGGCGGTCGAGCAGGGCCAGCAGCGGCAGGGCTACGCGGCGGCTGGTGCCGAGGTGGGCCCGGGCCTCGCTGGTGGTGAACGGCTGCGGCAGCTCGGCGAGCCGCTGCGCCGCCTGGTCGTCGGCCCCGGCGAGCAGCACGACCCCCGGCTCGAGCACGAGGAGGAGACCGGCCTTGTCCGCCGCTGCGGTCGTACGTCGGTCGAGCCCGAGCTCGGGCAGTCGCCCGGCCGCGGGGGCGGCGAACGGGGCGTCGGCCAGCTCCGCCCGCAGCGCCTCGACCGCGCGCAGCACGGCCGGCGGCACCCCGGCGTCCGCGCGGACGATGCGCCCGTCGCGCACCTGCCACGGGTCGCGCACCAGCGGCGGGACCAGCTGCGCCGACGGCAGGCCGAGCGCCCGGGCAGCGCCCTCGAGCGTCAGCCCCGGCTCGACCGGACGGTCCCGCTCGTGCGCCTCGCACAGCCCGGTGAGCCGCGCGGCCTGAGCCGCGGCCCATTCGCGAGGAACCCACCAATCCCCTTGCTGCGCAACGGTTTCGCGACCTTCGGGGAGCGCCAGCCCCAGGCGCAGCAGGTCCCCCGCGCGCATCGGGCCGTGCCACGCCAGCAGGTCCGAGGCCGTCGGCACCCCCACCCCGCTCAGCTGCTTGCCGCGCTGCGCGGCCGCCCCGCGACGTCGCAGCGGCGAGGGCGCCGGGTCGAGCACCTGCGCGCCCCACACCTCGCGACGTCCGGGGTCGCGCAGCAGCACCCGGTCGCCCACGTGCCACGGCAGCGGGTGCGGCAGCCGGAGCCGCGCGTGCCGCTCCCCCAGCGGCCGCGCGTGCACCTCGAGGTGGGTCGCGCCGACGTGCAGCACCGGCCGTTCGGGCATCCGGTCGCCGGGACTGCTGAGTGCCACGTCGACCTCGGTCGAGAAGGTGAACGAGCCCGGGGTGACGAGCACGTCGCCCCGGCGCAGACGTACGTCCCCGCCGGCGCGCACCGCCACGCGGGCTGTGCCAGCCACCTCGGTGCGGTCGGTCTCGAGCGACTGGAGACCGCGCACGCGGACGCGCCGCTCGCCCACCGCCAGCTCGTCGCCGACCCGGACCGTGCCGGCGGGCAGGGTGCCGGTGACGACGGTGCCGGCGCCGCGGAGGCTGAACACGCGGTCGCACCAGAGCCGGGCGGGCGCGTCGGGGTCGGGCTCCGGCAGCTCCGCGCACATCGCGGCCAGCGCCTGCTGCAGCGCCGGAATGCCTTCTCGCGTCTGCGAGCTCACGGGCATGACCGCGGCGGACAGCCCGCGCGCGCCGAGCCGTCGATGCACCTCTTCGACCATCGGCGCGGGGTCGGCCAGGTCGCTGCGCGTGACGGCCACGACCCAGTGCCGCACGCCGAGCGCGTCGAGCGCCGCCACGTGCTCCTCGGCCTGCGGCATCCACGGGTCGTCGGCAGCCACCACCAGCAGCACCGCAGGCACCGGGCCGACGCCGGCCAGCATCGTGGTGACGAACCGCTGGTGCCCCGGCACGTCGACGAAGGCGACCTCGCCCACCCCCGGCAGCGTCGTCCAGGCGTAGCCGAGCTCGATGGTCAGGCCCCGCTCGCGCTCCTCGTCGAGCCGATCGGGGTCCTGGCCGGTCAGCACCTCGACCAGGCTCGACTTGCCGTGGTCGACGTGCCCCGCGGTGGCGACGACGTGCACTAGACCGCACCTGTGCGAGACGTTTTGCCCTCGAGAACCGTTGCAGCAGAGACGATCTCGTGGATCGACGCCACGAGCTGGTCGTCGTCATCGGGCGCGACCGCGAGCAGGTCGACGAGCGTCTGACCGTCGACCACCCGCGCCACCACGGGCACCGACGCAGCCCTCAGCGCCTCGGCGAACCCTGCCGGCAGCGCGAGCGCCACGCTCGGCACCGTCACCTCGGGCGCGCCGCCGCCACCCACCGCACCGGTCGTCTCCACGACCCGAACCGTGCCCGGACCGCCCGCACCCGCATCACCGGCGTCACCGGCGCCCGCGCCCAACCGGCCGGCCAGCGCCACCGCCCGCGACCGCAGCTGTTCCCGCGGGGTCGCGAGCGCCGCCAGCACCGGCGGCTCGGGGCCGCGCAGCGTGGCCTCGAGCGCGGCGAGGGTGAGCTTGTCGACGCGCATCGCGCGGGCCAGTGGAAAGCGACGCACCCGCTCGACCAGGTCCGCCCGGCCGAGCAGCAGACCCGCCTGCGGGCCGCCCAGCAGCTTGTCGCCGGAGGCGGTGACCAGCCCCGCGCCTTCCCGGAGCGTGCTCGCCGCGTCGGGCTCGTCGGGCAGCCGCGGGTGCGGCGCGAGCAGCCCCGACCCGATGTCGGCGACCACCGGCACGGCCGCACCGTCGTGGCGCAGGCCGGCGAGCTCGCGCACGGGCACCGAGGAGGTGAAGCCGCGCACCACGAAGTTGGACGGGTGCACCTTCAGCACGAACGCGGTGCGCTCGCTCACCGCGGCGGTGTAGTCGGCGAGCCTCACCCGGTTGGTCGTCCCGACCTCGCGCAGCCGCGCGCCCGTCGACTCCAGCAGCTCGGGGATGCGGAAACCGTCACCGATCTCGACGAGCTCGCCGCGGGCGACGAGGATCTCGCGGCCGTCGCCCGCGAGGCAGGCGGCGGCCAGCGCGAGCGCCGCAGCGCCGTTGTTGACCACGTGCACGGCCTCGGCGTCGGGCACCCGCTCGGCGAGCGCCGCGAGCGCACCCGCGCCGCGCCGGCCTCGCCGGCCGGTCGCCAGGTCAAGCTCGACGTCGGTGGTGCCGGCGGCGTCGACGACCGCCTCGCGCGCGAGCGCCGACAGCGGCGCGCGCCCGAGGTTGGTGTGCACCACGACGCCGGTGGCGTTGATGACCGGACGCAACGACGAGGCGTACGTCGGCAGCGCCTCGAGCGCGGCCGGCACCACCTCGTCGGGCGACACCTCGCCCGCGCGGCACCGGTCGAGCACGTCGCGCACCACAGTCCGCACCCGGTCGCGGCCGAGCCGTGCGGCGGCCGGCGCGAGGGCCGGGTCGGCCAGCACGGTGTCGGTGCGCGGGGTCGCGCGGCGGGGGTCGGTCACGGCGCTCCTGTCAGTGCGCTCCTGCGGTCGAGGTCGCCGCACCAGCGGCCCGGTGCGGGTGGCGGAGGCGGACGGGAATCGAACCCGCCTGACCGAGATGCTCGATCACCACGGTGTTGAAGACCGGGCCCGTCACCAGACGAGGAACGCCTCCACGCCGAACTCTACGACCCCGCGCGGCGCCCCGGCCGATCCATCCCCACGGGTGCCCGGGGAACCGTCGTGGGCGCCCGCTCAGCGCACCTCGACCAGGGCGTCGGCCCGCGGCACCAGCTCGCCGACCACCGGATAGCCCGGCACCTCGCCGACCACGAGCAGTCCGCCCGAGGTCTGGGCGTCGGCGAGCAGCACGAGCTCGTCCTCGCCCACGGCGGAGGTGAGGTGCGGGCGCACCCAGTCGAGGTTGCGGCGCGACCCGCCGGGGACGAACCCCTCGGCGAGCGCCTCGCGCGCGCCGCCGACGTACGGCACCGCGGACGCGTCGACGACCGCGCTCACCCCCGAGGCGCGCACCAGCTTCAGCAGATGTCCGAGAAGCCCGAATCCCGTGATGTCCGTAGCGGTCTCGGCCCCCGCCGCGAGCGCTGCCCGCGACGCCGCCTGGTTGAGGGTGGTCATCACCTCGACCGCCTCGGGGAACACCTCGCCGGTGGCCTTGTGCCGGTTGTTGAGCACGCCGAGCCCGAGCGGCTTGGTGAGCGTGAGCGGCAGGCCGGCGCGCCCGGTGTCGTTGCGCAGCAGCCGCTGCGGGTCGGCGAGGCCGGTGACCGCGACGCCGTACTTCGGCTCGGGGTCGTCGATCGAGTGCCCGCCGGCCAGGTGCGCCCCGGCCTCCTCGAACGCGGCGGCTCCCCCGCGCAGCACCTCGGCCGCGAGCTCGAACGGCACCCGATCGCGCGGCCAGGCAAGCAGATTCACGCCGACCAGCGGCTCGCCGCCCATCGCCCAGACGTCGGACATCGCGTTGGTCGCGGCGATCCGGCCGAACGTGAAGGGGTCGTCGACGACCGGCGTGAAGAAGTCGGCCGTCGCGATGACCGCCCGGCCGCCCTCGATGCGCACGGCGGCCGCGTCGTCGCCGCTGTCGATGCCGACGAGCAGGTCGCCGCCGGCCCGCGAGGTCGGCAGGTCACCGAGCACCCGCTCCAGCTCCCCCGGCGGCACCTTGCACGCGCAGCCGCCGCCGGCGGCCAGCTGGGTCAGACGTACGGCGTCGGTCGCGGTCATGCGACCCAGACTAGGCAGCGAGCAGCGCGCGCAGCCGCTCCGGCCCGATCGCCAGCAGCAGCGTGGGCAGCCGCGGGCCGGCGTCGCGCCCGATCAGCAGCTGGTAGAGCAGCCGGAAGAACTCGCGCTGCGCCTGGCCGAGCGCCGCGGCGGTCTCGGGGTCGGCCTTGCGGTCGGGGCGGAAGTCGGCGCTCTTGCCCTGCATCACCTTGGGCACGCCGTAGACCTGGTGGGTCAGCCCGTCGATGCTCCAGTCGGCGTCGATCGCGCCGAGCTCGGCCCCG
It includes:
- a CDS encoding chorismate mutase, whose product is MSEDLHASPESGASGVDPRLTAYRQSIDNIDAALIHLLAERFKITQAVGEYKAAHDLPPADPSREDRQIARLRALATAAQLDPEFSEKFLRFVIDEVIHHHEQIRDDA
- a CDS encoding selenocysteine-specific translation elongation factor, whose amino-acid sequence is MHVVATAGHVDHGKSSLVEVLTGQDPDRLDEERERGLTIELGYAWTTLPGVGEVAFVDVPGHQRFVTTMLAGVGPVPAVLLVVAADDPWMPQAEEHVAALDALGVRHWVVAVTRSDLADPAPMVEEVHRRLGARGLSAAVMPVSSQTREGIPALQQALAAMCAELPEPDPDAPARLWCDRVFSLRGAGTVVTGTLPAGTVRVGDELAVGERRVRVRGLQSLETDRTEVAGTARVAVRAGGDVRLRRGDVLVTPGSFTFSTEVDVALSSPGDRMPERPVLHVGATHLEVHARPLGERHARLRLPHPLPWHVGDRVLLRDPGRREVWGAQVLDPAPSPLRRRGAAAQRGKQLSGVGVPTASDLLAWHGPMRAGDLLRLGLALPEGRETVAQQGDWWVPREWAAAQAARLTGLCEAHERDRPVEPGLTLEGAARALGLPSAQLVPPLVRDPWQVRDGRIVRADAGVPPAVLRAVEALRAELADAPFAAPAAGRLPELGLDRRTTAAADKAGLLLVLEPGVVLLAGADDQAAQRLAELPQPFTTSEARAHLGTSRRVALPLLALLDRHGRTVRHPDDTRSVT
- the selA gene encoding L-seryl-tRNA(Sec) selenium transferase is translated as MTDPRRATPRTDTVLADPALAPAAARLGRDRVRTVVRDVLDRCRAGEVSPDEVVPAALEALPTYASSLRPVINATGVVVHTNLGRAPLSALAREAVVDAAGTTDVELDLATGRRGRRGAGALAALAERVPDAEAVHVVNNGAAALALAAACLAGDGREILVARGELVEIGDGFRIPELLESTGARLREVGTTNRVRLADYTAAVSERTAFVLKVHPSNFVVRGFTSSVPVRELAGLRHDGAAVPVVADIGSGLLAPHPRLPDEPDAASTLREGAGLVTASGDKLLGGPQAGLLLGRADLVERVRRFPLARAMRVDKLTLAALEATLRGPEPPVLAALATPREQLRSRAVALAGRLGAGAGDAGDAGAGGPGTVRVVETTGAVGGGGAPEVTVPSVALALPAGFAEALRAASVPVVARVVDGQTLVDLLAVAPDDDDQLVASIHEIVSAATVLEGKTSRTGAV
- a CDS encoding HelD family protein: MTAPNASATAPAPEVAEEIEREQAHVTRVHEELVKAGERVALVEAEGLARGRTDRTGEARDEELSGLFERDALMFSAGRRRVSLEQQYEGLVFGRLDLDHSGEEGNGPQEQHEVRYIGRIGVRDDDYEPLVIDWRAPAASPFYRATPVEPMNVVRRRVLRSRDALVLGIEDDLMVAEAPEGMVVVGDGALMAALTRSRGAQMRDIVATIQRHQDEAIRADSRGITEITGGPGTGKTVVALHRAAYLLYSDRRRYESGGILVVGPSSAYTAYIERVLPSLGEDTVTLRSLGDVVDGVTGDRLDSPAAAAIKGSLRIRQVLARAARDTPPEAPTRLRVMVAGHAVNLDSAALQAIRRRVLRNHNHNSAVESATDALAEAAWQQVRSHVGSMEKPEFLDRFRDHLDVETFVRQWWRPLDPREVLLWLADEERARAYTAGVLPPEDAAELRASMDEALRTGTWSVADAALVDDLSARLGLVPEQVKESSFYDVEELDNLSDYGVTEVEVTGSRRQPGEVTAERSPTEARERLLAGRIEKRAEFSHVLVDEAQDLSPMQWRMVGRRGRYASWTVVGDAAQSSWPDAEESLAARDEAFGSKQRQRFHMQTNYRNAREIFDYAAEVVRREVPDADIPDAVRETGHTPSVRRVTRESMVDAALDATKALLDEVEGSVAIVAPAAWAGELAHLGDLAPGRTLVVDPMSTKGLEYDATVIVDPAEIVRESPGGVRVLYVALTRAAHRMTVLEMA
- the selD gene encoding selenide, water dikinase SelD; this translates as MTATDAVRLTQLAAGGGCACKVPPGELERVLGDLPTSRAGGDLLVGIDSGDDAAAVRIEGGRAVIATADFFTPVVDDPFTFGRIAATNAMSDVWAMGGEPLVGVNLLAWPRDRVPFELAAEVLRGGAAAFEEAGAHLAGGHSIDDPEPKYGVAVTGLADPQRLLRNDTGRAGLPLTLTKPLGLGVLNNRHKATGEVFPEAVEVMTTLNQAASRAALAAGAETATDITGFGLLGHLLKLVRASGVSAVVDASAVPYVGGAREALAEGFVPGGSRRNLDWVRPHLTSAVGEDELVLLADAQTSGGLLVVGEVPGYPVVGELVPRADALVEVR